In the genome of Mixta calida, the window TCGGGTTTGCATCGGTTTCCCTCTGTACCTGCAGTTCACGGTTAAGGGCAGCGGTCGAGGCGCGGCCCTGCAGCAGTCGCAGCGCAGCCTCGCGCTTTGCCCCCTCGCGGGCCTCATCGTTCAGGCGGTTTATTGCCCTGTCCCGGCTTTCAATTCCGGCCGACAACGTGCCGATAACGCGCTGCGCCTGCGTCAGCTCATTTTCCGTTAAGGACAGACGCCAGCAGGCGAAGGCCAGCGCCGCCAGCGCCACGGCCAGCCCCACGGCAATCAGGCGCATCATGCAGCCCCCTTCAGGCACCAGGCCAGTTCCCGGTCGCGGCGGTTCTGCAGCCCCTGGCTGAATACGCCTTTCACAAATACCCAGCGCGGCAGCTGCAGGCAGGCGCTGCGCCACTCGCCCCGGTTGATGTGAGCGCCGAGCGTGGAGCGGCAGGCGGCGTAGGTGCCGACGTTAAACGCCCACGACACCACCGCGTCATAGACCGGCTGCGGCATGTCGTTGCGCATACAGGCATCAATCACGCGCTCCACGCGCATCACGTCATACACCAGATTCACCGCCGCCTGGCGCTCGCTGATATGGCTCTGCGGCGTCACGCCTGCGGTATGGCCGATGCCGTTTGTCCAGACACCGGCGCTGCACTGGTACGGCGAGGTGCGACAGCCTTCCGCATCCGCAATCAGCTGTAGCCCCGCTTCCGACGTTTTCAGGGTCTTGAACTGCGGCAACAGGGCGGCAATGGCAAGCACGGCCGCCACGGTGCAGCGTTTAGCGGTCTGGCTCAAGGTTCACCCCCTGCACGCTCTGGCGCTGCAATTCATAGGTTTTGCGGCGGTAATGCCAGTTAATAAAAAAGGTCGCCACGTTAATCACCACGGTGATCACGGCCACGCCGGAGCCAACCATAAAGGCAATCTCCTGCGGCGTGTGGCGGCCAAACCACATCAGGATGAGGCCGATCAGGTAGTTAATCAGCGAGCTGATTTTCTCCATGTTTGTTAGTCCCACAGGTTAACGGTTTCGCCCGTTGAGGCTTCCGGCAGCGGCGGCAGCGTCACCTCGCAGCCGTGCGGCAGCACCGGCCCGCTTTCCGCGAGGCCGGGATTGGCGGCATAAACCTGTTCAACCACCTGCTGCGTGCGCCCGTAATAGCGAAAGCAGATTTCATCAACGGTATCGCCCTGCTGCGCGTAAATTCTCATTACAGCAGGCTCACAATGCAGCCGGGCCTTTCGGCGATGCGGCTGATACTGAAACGGGCGTCACGCCAGTATTCGTCGGCGGTGCCTTCCACCACGTCGGCCTTTTTTCCGGCGGCGTCGTAGCCGCGATAGCGTTCGGCAATGGTGGCAGCCGTCAGCGCCGCCACGGCGGCAAAATAGTGCGTGACCTTTTCGCTTTCGCCGTCGAAGGTTTCGGCAGGCACCGACGTCAGCAGGGGAAAGCCTGCCGCCATCCTGTCCGCCCGCCAGTCGTACAGCTCGGCGTTCACTTCGGAAATCGCGGTCTTTACTGCCAGCCGCAGACGGTCGGCGGTGACGGTGCCTTCCAGGCGCAGCGCGTTGCGCAGCTGTTGCAGGTCAATGTCAGGCCAGAAAAAGGTGTTTTTCACCGGCGGCTCGGCATCGGGTGCCGGTCGCTGTCCGTTTATCACTACTGAAGTCATTTCATGGCCTCTGAATAGGTGGGCGGTGGAGGACGGCGCAGACGCTTAACAAGCGCATTGCCGTCCTGCCGCCCGGCGCGGGGCGCGTTCTGTCAGCGGCGGGCCGCAGCCTGCTTTTTCATGACCGCAGCCAGCCGCTCAATGTCTTTTTTAACGCCGCAGCCTTCATGCAGTTGCAGCGCCCGTGTAAGGTGAGGTAACGCCTCGTCAGCCCTGCCCGCATCGCGCAGCACATACCCGGTAATTTTGTGCAGCTTGGCGCGCACCTGGTCGGGCATGTCTTCGGATTCCGTCAGCCTGAGCGTTGCCAGCAGCGGGTTGATATCCACCGGTGCTTTTACCGTCCAGGCACGCGTCGCCGCGCTGGCCACTTCCTCGGCCAGCAGGTAGGCGGTGCTGTCACGCTTAAAGCCGTCAGGCGGGACAAGCCCGTGCGTCAGGGCGTGGCGCGCAATCTCCAGCGCGCCGGGAATGTCGCCCGTATCAAGCCGCCAGATCATGACGGTCATCAGGACGGCATCCTGCACGGCTTTCCCCTGGCTCAGCACGCCCGCCACCCACGGCTGATAGTCCGGCAGCATCTGGCGCTTCAGCTCCGCCTTGCGCTCGGTGGAGCGCACTTTTTTCAGGCGACGCTTGTCGTCGTTGAGCTTTACCAGCATCTGCTCATAGCCGGTTGCGTGGCGCAGCGGGTTGCTCTGCTGCTGTGCGGCCTCAATGGCCTGCTGGCGCATCATGTGACGTCGGGCAGGGCTTAACATGGGTTACGCCTCCGGGGTTTCCGCCGGGGTTTCCGCTTTCGCCTCAACCGGCGCGTCAGACAGCTCAATGTTTTCCACCAGGCAGCCTGCCGCGTAGTCTTCCACCACGTAGTCCTCGTTGATGGACTCGTAGTTTTCGATGCGGTCGCGCTTCGGCACCTCGTCGATCAGGCGGCGGTGCGTGCCTTCCTGCCAGTAAATTGACAGGTTATCGAGGCGCGTAATCATCAGGGCATTGGCCGGGAAATACGGCACGCGCACGGCAGGCAGGTTGCCGATGCGTTTCTGACTGACAATCAGGTCGGCGGCCAGCTGCTCGGTGTTGGCCTGGCTCTGGTTCACGATGGGGAAATACTTGTCGGCCAGCAGCTGACGGCCGCAGATCACAACCAGCTCCGGGTCTTCCTGATACCACGGCTCAATCAGGGTGTTGGTGGCGTCCATCACCAGTGCGTCAAGGTTCACATAGGTGCGCCCTTTGCCGACCAGCACCTTGTCTTCCACCGTGCCGTTCTCAAGGGTGACGTTGCTCATCACGCGCTTGGGTGCGTTGTCGCGATACTTCTGCAACCAGCCCACGGCCACGTCCTGCAACATGGGGTT includes:
- a CDS encoding lysozyme codes for the protein MSQTAKRCTVAAVLAIAALLPQFKTLKTSEAGLQLIADAEGCRTSPYQCSAGVWTNGIGHTAGVTPQSHISERQAAVNLVYDVMRVERVIDACMRNDMPQPVYDAVVSWAFNVGTYAACRSTLGAHINRGEWRSACLQLPRWVFVKGVFSQGLQNRRDRELAWCLKGAA
- a CDS encoding head completion/stabilization protein, whose product is MTSVVINGQRPAPDAEPPVKNTFFWPDIDLQQLRNALRLEGTVTADRLRLAVKTAISEVNAELYDWRADRMAAGFPLLTSVPAETFDGESEKVTHYFAAVAALTAATIAERYRGYDAAGKKADVVEGTADEYWRDARFSISRIAERPGCIVSLL
- a CDS encoding tail protein X — its product is MRIYAQQGDTVDEICFRYYGRTQQVVEQVYAANPGLAESGPVLPHGCEVTLPPLPEASTGETVNLWD
- a CDS encoding phage major capsid protein, P2 family, with translation MRQNTRFKFNAFMSRLAELNGVDTGDMNKKFTVEPSVTQTLMNRVQESSDFLTRINIVPVAEMKGEKIGIGVTGSIASTTDTAGGDERETADFAALDSDMYECAQVNYDFHIRYNTLDLWARYEDFQARLRDAIVKRQSLDRIMIGFNGTHRAKTSNRAVNPMLQDVAVGWLQKYRDNAPKRVMSNVTLENGTVEDKVLVGKGRTYVNLDALVMDATNTLIEPWYQEDPELVVICGRQLLADKYFPIVNQSQANTEQLAADLIVSQKRIGNLPAVRVPYFPANALMITRLDNLSIYWQEGTHRRLIDEVPKRDRIENYESINEDYVVEDYAAGCLVENIELSDAPVEAKAETPAETPEA
- the gpM gene encoding phage terminase small subunit, whose product is MLSPARRHMMRQQAIEAAQQQSNPLRHATGYEQMLVKLNDDKRRLKKVRSTERKAELKRQMLPDYQPWVAGVLSQGKAVQDAVLMTVMIWRLDTGDIPGALEIARHALTHGLVPPDGFKRDSTAYLLAEEVASAATRAWTVKAPVDINPLLATLRLTESEDMPDQVRAKLHKITGYVLRDAGRADEALPHLTRALQLHEGCGVKKDIERLAAVMKKQAAARR
- a CDS encoding HP1 family phage holin, whose amino-acid sequence is MEKISSLINYLIGLILMWFGRHTPQEIAFMVGSGVAVITVVINVATFFINWHYRRKTYELQRQSVQGVNLEPDR